The Eleginops maclovinus isolate JMC-PN-2008 ecotype Puerto Natales chromosome 24, JC_Emac_rtc_rv5, whole genome shotgun sequence genome contains a region encoding:
- the LOC134860721 gene encoding zinc finger MYM-type protein 6-like — MCRAMVSEECANKLKTIPLSDNTIGRRIGEMANDVKDQLMAKLQTVLFSLQIDETTDVTNDAQLLTFVRYEDSGTMCEEFLFCKPLPGRTTGVEIFKALDDFFTEHNISWQRCVALCSDGARAMSGSKTGLFAHVRRVAPGVIWTHCLIHREALASKDLSVELSGVFDVVVKTVNFIKRNALNTRLFSSLCHDLGSEHSSLLYHSEVRWLSRGAVLARVFELRGAIYEFLCEKHSDLASNFNDSYWLTKLAYLTDVFAELNKLNSSMQGRDANVMQLYEKLDAFVKKMSKWIERVESNNLAMFPSVEEYPDSTDINDTICEHLRKLVRQFAKYFTDSEEWRRDSKWILLPFSDDASVGSSLTAVEEDKLIEMSTDSVRRHMYDTQPLVKFWISCQTEFPQLAAKAMRCLLPFPTTYLCESGFSTLAYLKNKYRARLDPENDMRLSLSTISPRIDRLCGLHHAQISH; from the coding sequence atgtgcagagctatggtaagcgaagaatgtgccaacaaattaaaaactattccgttgtcagacaacacaatcggaagacgaattggggaaatggcaaatgatgtcaaagaccagctgatggcaaaacttcagacagttctgttttcccttcaaatcgacgagacgacagatgttactaatgatgcgcaactgttaacatttgtgcgatacgaggacagtggcactatgtgcgaggaatttcttttttgcaaaccactgcccgggcgaactaccggtgtagaaatatttaaagcactggacgattttttcacggagcacaatatctcgtggcagaggtgcgttgcattatgcagcgatggggcccgagccatgagtggcagcaagactggactgtttgcgcatgtaaggagggtggctccgggggtaatttggacacactgcctgattcatagagaggctctcgcctccaaagatctcagtgttgagctcagtggtgtgtttgatgtcgttgtcaagacggtcaacttcataaaacgaaacgcattgaatacacgcctgttttcatccctatgccatgacttgggaagtgaacacagctctctcctttatcattcagaggtgcgttggctgtctcgcggcgctgtgctcgcccgtgtgtttgaactacgcggagctatctacgagttcttgtgcgagaagcattctgatctggcttccaatttcaacgatagttactggttaactaagctggcgtacctcacagatgtttttgcagagctgaacaagttgaacagctccatgcaagggagagatgcaaacgtcatgcagctctacgagaagctcgacgcatttgtgaaaaaaatgtcaaagtggatcgaacgagtggagagcaataacttggcgatgtttccttcagttgaggaataccctgacagcactgacatcaacgacactatatgtgagcatttgaggaagcttgtgcgtcaattcgcaaagtacttcactgattcggaagagtggcgccgtgacagcaagtggatcctgctcccattcagtgacgatgcatcagtagggtcaagtctgacggctgtggaagaggataagctgattgagatgtccacagactctgtcaggaggcatatgtacgacacacagccccttgttaaattctggataagttgccagacagaatttccacagcttgctgcaaaagcaatgaggtgtcttttgccctttccaaccacatacctgtgtgagagtggtttttctacactggcgtacttaaagaataagtacagggctaggcttgatccagagaatgacatgagactgtctctgtctaccatttcgccacgaatagacaggctgtgtggacttcaccacgcccagatatcacactga